The following DNA comes from Taeniopygia guttata chromosome 20, bTaeGut7.mat, whole genome shotgun sequence.
ctcCTTCTTGGgtttgggctctgctcctgtccctctcctgcagcccatcACTCGCTGTTCCCTGGGTGAGTGGactggcagcaggcagcagccctCACCTTTCTCCCTGGACAACGTCTGCCTGTGAGCTCCATCCTGTCCActcctgcagggccaggacacAACACCCCCACAGATCCCATGCCAGCTGGCAGGCGTGGTGGGAAGTGAGCTGCATTCTGCCACTCTGTGTAGGTGGTGGAAGTCATAGGGATGAGCGTCATATCCCTGAAGAGGACTCTGAGTGAGGTGGCAGCAGTGACATGCTCCAGAGTGAGTTAGCAAAGTCCCTGTGTCCCAACACTCTGCCTTTGTCTCTGTGAGTACCTGGTCATGGGATGTGGAAGGCAGCTGGGGGAGGTGTCTGGTGGGAGATGGAGAAGAGCTTTGGTGGCAGAGGCACGTGCTGAGTGCAAAGCTTATCAAGGTCCAGGTCCCCTGTAGCCATGGAGAGGGACATAGCCCAGCTCCCTGGGAGTAAGcgggcagctctgctgcacaccCTGCTTTGAAAAACTGTGTCTGAGCTCAGTTGTAGGTATGTGGCAAGGTGAGGAGATACCCCACAAGCTGTGGTCATTCTGGAGCTGTTTAATGCGAGCTGGGAGACTTGGCACCATGTTCCATGGAAGAGAGGCACCTGGTGCCAGCCACGACCTGGGCACCAAACCCCGCAGTGCTGCGGCCACGGGCTGTGGGCAGGTGTGGGAGGCAGagtgctggcagagcaggaatgCTCCCCCTGCCTGCGCACAGCGAGGCGTGACAGCGTCAGCCGGGCTTATCTCTGCTTTCCCAGAGCAGCGGGTTACTGGAACTGCATTCACTTATCAGGAAACAGGAGATCTTGCTGGGAAGATGGGCTCAAGGTGTGACAGCATCCAGCCCGTGCTGACGCTGAGCTGCTGGCGATCCCTGAGCCTGGAGCTTGCAGCTTCCTTTGCATCCAGCCCTgagcctcctgctcagccctgataaACCTGAGAGATCCTGGGCCACGTGTTTCcttgctgcctgcccagggacccctcctgccctgccgtgTGCGGCTCAGGGACCCCAACAGCTCTCCTTACCATGGGCTGAGgtcttcccagctcctgctgctgctggaggcagccAGCTCGGACGAGCCAGGCCGGAGTGACTGCATTCCTGGCCAAGCCTCATGCTTGGCCTGCTCTCCTGAAGCCGTGGGAAGGCAGTAGCTTGGCGACCCAATGTCTGCCTTTGCCGCAGGGATTCGTGAATTCCAGCTTGTGTTGTGGAGTAACCTGTGAGGGCCAGGATGTGGTAGTGGGAGGTGGGAGGCTCCACTGTGGACACAAAATCACTGGGTGGATGCACGGTGTGGGCTTCTGCAGCCGTGGGCACCAGCCCTGATGCTGCTCCACGGGCCTCGGCCAGGGAATGGAGCCCAGCGGGTTCCCACTGCAATGATTTCTGTCACACTTGGATGCTAATTTTAGAGAGCCAAGAGCACGTGATgcatcccctgccctgcccgcttGGTGTTCTCCTCACAAATCCTTTCTGGCATCCTCTTCTCTCATGACTGTGCTTCCCCCCTTGCCCTATGTGCATGATTCAGAGCGAGGAAGCACAAGGCATCTGTCATCTGCCCAGTCCCCACCACCGCTTTCCTgccagcccttccctctgctccactcACACCCCTGTGCTCACCGCTCTCCTCTTCCCACAGGAGCGCTTTGTGGACCTCTATGGGAACGATGCTGCTGCCGAGATGAGAAAAGGCCAGGAGACCTTCAACAAATGGCTCCTGACGGGGGCGACGGTGGCCGGAGTGCTTCTGCTGGGATCCCTGCTGAGCCGCAAGTGAGCCCCCGTGGCCAGGACGGCTGAGCCTTCACCGCCACATCCACTACACTCCACTCCTGAGCACCGCCTCCGGCACAGGGGCAGCCCCTCCATCCCGGCCGAGCACCCTGCTCCGTGGAGTTTTCTCCCTCGTGCAGCCAGCTCCTTTTATCGTAGCCCGTCTTATTTACTGTTTCCGTTGTGTTTTAAAGGCGCTGAGGCCAATGCAGCACTTCAGCCACCAGCTCCCAGCGCTGGGGAGATCCAGGCAGCTGGTGGGGGGGGGGCACAGGCTAGaaggtgtcccagccctgcagggttcTCCAAATAATTTGGAAGAGAATAAACAGACTTATTTTTGCATGTGTGAGTGCGTGCGTGTGTGTAGATGTGTCACTAATATAAAGTTCCCCAGCCAGAGCAAGGGTCAGGCTCCGTGCCCCCGTCTCTGGCACGCTCAGGCACCAGGAAGAGGCAGGCTGCCCAGCGGAATGGAGCTTCCCTGCAGCATCCCTATCCTGTTCCTGCTTCTCCAGTCAGAGCTCATCCCTGTGGCTGGGGGAGcaagaggaggaggcagaggccAGAGGTGAGGTGCTCTGCCCTTGGTCAGAATTCCTTTCTCCTCACATACTCagttgctgggagctgctgcctgtcccAGACGAGGATGGTGTGCCAGGCCCAGGGCTGTGCATGGTGTGAAGGGTTCTttgtcctcttcctcctcctcactccaGATGTAGATGGCTGTGGGACAGTGCTCATCCCTTCCCAGCCTGTTCCGGGCTGGCgaaggaggcaggagaggggaGAGTGCTTGTCCCTGGCACAAAGGGCTTtgcagagagctggggctgtggtgTCCAGGAATCCCGAGCTGGGGATTGGAAGGGTCAGGGGAAGCACCTTCACAGGGGTGGCAaagcccagggagcagctgatTCATGAGACGAGCAGGGAAGCAAGCCCAGGGGAGATGGAAGtgagggctggcactggctgAGAGCCATCTCCACCTCTGGGGAGCCTCTTTGGGGACAATAGGAGCTGTTGGCCTTTCCACTGCTGTTCCCCATGTTCCCAGTCCCATAGTGCAGGCAGATCCCTGTGCCCATGCGTGGCTGTGATGGCTGCATGCAGTAACTGAGGTGTCTGGCTTCCCTCCCCCTCATTCCcacactgctcctgctgctggagcagggaaccTCCGGCCTTTGAGCTGAAATTAGCTTCCAGAATAAACGCCCTCATCCTTCGGAGCCCACTGCGGGCAGGCACAGCTGTCCACAGCTTGTCCGTGTACATACTGCCCGCGCTCTGCTGTACATATATGAGTAGTTTTTAATTCATTTGTGAATACTATTAATGCTATTTTTGTTATCTTGTCTGTCCGTATTTATGTGTGGGACCGTGCTCCCTGCAGAGGCCAAGCTGGGATGGAGGTGAGGGGAGAACCGGAGGTTTCAGAGGGGCTCACTTGGCCACTGAGCACGGACTCGTGCTGCTCATGTCGGACCCGCTCAGATCCCGCATGGGGAGCACGAGGATTAGCATTAGCCCATTGAACGCTTCGGTTTGCAGGTGGAGGTGAATCCACAAATAAACTTGTCATTCgagctgctggtggtgctgtGGTCTTTGCAATCGTTGGGAATTTGAGAGACTTTGGGCCCAAAGCATTTGGCTTCAGTGGGAGGGATGggtggatgatggatggatggatggatggatggatggatggatggatggatggatggatggatggatggatggacggatgggAATTAGGTGCTCTCCTGGCCTAGGGAAGGGTTGGGGTGATCCTAGGGCAGTTTGCTGTGGTGCAGAGGGATGGCGGTGGGGTGGGGTGGCACTAAGGGGTGATGGGGACAGGAGAGCCCAGGACAGGCTCTtagctgggctgggggtgctggttctggggacatgggctcAGCACCCATTGTCACGttgggaggaggagggcaggagaCTCACAACCTCACTGGGACCCACATCCCCCCGCATTCCCGGGGCTACCCCTTCAGAGGAGCACCTTCCCTTTGTCCGAGGCTCATTCCAGCGCGGTTTGGACCACACAGACATTCGGGCTTTTTTGGGATGTCACAAACATGGGGAACGCCGAGCCaccccacatccctgtcccGGTAGGGCGCGCCCAGCTCACCCTCCCCAGTCCCTTTCCTCTGTCCTTTCCGGGGGACCCCGGAGCGGGGGGGCCCTGGCGGGTCCGTGGGCGGCGGGACGCGGCGGGAGCCCGCGGACACGAGCACCATCCCGTGGGCAGCGGGAGCAGCTGCCGCGGGCCCACCAGAGCCGCGAGGATTGGGGACAACCCCGGTCCCCGAGGGCCGCCAGCCCCGTCCGTCCCCAGCCCGGAGCCCCCACGGGGGACGGACCCCGGCACGGCACGGACAGAGCCCCCCGCAACACGGGGCGGGAATGGGACCCTGCCTGGAGACGGGGTGAGGGGCTCCCCGATTCACCCCGCAGCACACAGGGCTGAGCTGCGCTCCGCTTTAATCCCTGCCGAGGGTGGGGGTCCGTGGGTCCGCGGCTGGGCGCTTTGCCCaggatggagatggggacagggctggtggggctggggggtcccaCGAGGCAGTGGTCTCACGGCTCGTACTGCAGGTCCGTGGCGATGAGCATGAAGCCCTGTAGGGAGTCAGGGTGAGAGGGGCGATATGGGGGACGTGGGGAGCCCTGGGGTAAGGGGACAGTGGTGGCACCCACCTGCTGCAGTGAGAGCCGGGGTCTGAGCAGGCTGAGGCCGTgtgggaggggcagggggatgcCAGCCTGGAGCCACTCTGTGGGGAGACAAAGTCATAGCAGGGGATGGCCCTGGTGCAGCTGTgggaggatggggacaggacagggataGCACTTACTGTTTGCCCGGGGAACCCCAAAAAGCCACAGCCCGAACTTCAGCAGGGTCTCCAGCCGCTTCACCTGTGGGACAGGCAGGCCCTGAGCCCGGCACAGCACTGGTAGAGGGGTccatgctgcaggcagggctcagccccCTGCCAGATTGCCATGCATGGGGTCCACAGCACCCCAGATTCCCTCCAAGGCTCCCTTTGgcttccctggcacagccactcACCTCCACTGGACCCACGTTTGATGCCACTTGTGTTACATGGAGCCTATGGGACAAGATCGGGGTCAGAGccaggcacagggatggggactgtcccatcccagggtaGGGACAGGCTGAGCTCCATGGGGGGACCAGGACCCCAGCAGAGCAGACCCAGCTGAGGACCTACTGCCAGGGCAGTGGCACAGATATGAACTGGGGGCAGGATGGGGTCTGAGCAGGCAAAACTGTGGCAATACCCGACTCAGGGAGGCAAACGGACAGAGGTGGGGAATGGGGGGAGCTCTCCAGGTATGTCCTAGGGGAGCTCAGACCCAGCTCAGGGTCGGGCACTAACCCTGTCAGTCTCACAGTGCCCCCAAGTCTGTTCCTGGTGATCGTCGGCTTTCCTGTCACGTTGGCATCCTGCAGCAGGAAGAGACATTGGAGAGACCAGGGCAGAGCCTACAACCCAGCATCACCCAGCATGGCCCCAGTATCCCCCAGCATCACCCAGCATGGTCCCAATATCCCCCAGCATGGCCCCAGTATCCCCCAGCATCACCCAGCATGgccccagtatcccccagtatCCAGCAGCATGGCCCCAGTATCCCCCAGCATGgccccagtatcccccagtatcccccagcATGGCCCCAGTATCCCCCAGCATCACCCAGCATGGCCCCAATATCCCCCAGCATGgccccagtatcccccagtatcccccagcatggccccagcatccccccACATGGCCCCAGTAtcccccagcatcccccagcaTGGCCCCAGTATCCCCCAGCACCACCCAGCATGgccccagccaggagcacaggcacaccagccccagccaaGTCCTTTGGGGTCCCCTGGCTCCCTGAGccgtggcagcagcagccactcaCGATGTTCAGCAGAAAGGCAGGGACACGGGTGGCGTTGGGCAGCACCACGAACGCCTCGGCAGAGCTGAAGAGGGTCCCGTGCACGGCGTCAGGATGGCAGGAGAGCAGCGGCTGCTGGCGGGCCCAGAGGCGCAGCTCCATGGGCTGGTCAGGATAGcgctcctgcagctgggagggacagggcaggggtggcacagagCCATGCTGGCCATGCCCCCATCAGGTCCCCACCATTGCCCATGTCCCATGTGTCCATCACTGCCCTGCCCATGTCCTGTGCTCCATTCTGTCTGCATCCCATACTGCCTGCAACACCTACCACTTCCACTGCACCCCGtttcctgtcctgtccctcatCCATCCCATTTGACCTCTGTGTCATCCCATGTCCCATCCCACCTGCATCATTTCATGTCCCACCCTCCAGCATCCCATTGCATCTTCTGTTCCTCCTGCAATCCCATCTTGTGTCCCATGTCCCATCCCACCTGCATCCTGTCCTACTCCATGTCCTACCTGTGTCCCCTTCTCCTGTGTCCCATCCCACTCACCTGAGGGGAGAAGACCTCCATGCTCTTGGTCCTCAGCTGGAGCGGGAACCGCCGGGGGAGCTGGAAGGCAGGGAAGGATCagggtgctggggctgagcagggctgggcatggGGCACCCCAgtggggacagctctgctctctgcccacCCTTACCATGGCACTGGAGATGTTCCTGCGCAGGGCCCCGGCTGTGAAGTAGGTGAAGGCGGCTGAGCTGGCCACGAGCTCGGTGACGGCCAACAGCAGCATGGGCTCGTGTGCCAGGGGCGGTGGCGTGGCCAGGGGCGTGGGCAAAGCCacgggcagtgccatgtgtggTGCCACAGGCAGCACTACAGGCTGTGCTGAGCGTCTCTGCTGGTACGTGCCCACCCTGAAGATCTCcccctgcacagacacacagatgGGTGTGAGGGTCAGCCAGCCTCCCCTGTTCCCAAATCTGTTCCAGGGATTCCCAGGATGACATTACCTTGAGGGCAATGTCCCCATACTCCTCAGTGAAGGTTGGCGGTCCCAGCAGGGAGTAGTCGATGGCAGCAATGGTGTCCAGCGGGgtggacactgcagggacatgGCAGTGGTCAGGAGGAGTCAGAGCACCAGCCCcttcccacagcctggctctgtcAGGATCCAGCCCCACAGCGGGGTCCTGCAGACCCTGCTGGGCACCAGCCCTGTCCACAGCCCCCAGGACcaccctgcctgtccccagccctggggtgccCTCACCCACCTTTCATGTGCTTCAGGGCAGCGTCCAGCCGATCAATGCCCCTGTGGAGCACgaggcagagctggaagcagagcaggGTGTCAGCGAGCCCAGGGATCAGCGTCTCCAAGACTGTCACTgggctgggggggacagggacaccgacaccccagggcacaggggctgaGCACCCACCTGCTTGTTGAGCTGCTGCCGCAGGGTTCTCTGGAGCAGAGGTGCCAGCAGGTTGTAGAGCCAGCTGTAGGGCAGAGTGGGGTGCTCAGATCACCTCAGGGCACCCACCCAGCTTCCCCCAGCCCATCACCCCGGCTGGGGCACCAGCAGTCCTggcatggcagggacaggacagagcaGGGGGTTGGCATCACCTGTATCCACGGTGAAACTCCATGTGCAGGTCGGTGCCGCGGGTGTCACAGCCGGCGCTCCAAACCGTGGGGTGGCCGCTGCCATCCTCACTCACCCCCAACACCGCTGCCACGGCCAGGTCCTGCATGAGGAGCTCCACAGAGCCGCTGTCCTGGCTGGGACAGAgcgggtgagcacagggacagcGGTGGCACTGAGCCACCCCgagtgctgtccctgtccccgtgaGGACTCACACGGCGCCCAGCTGGGCTGCCCAGTCGGCGCTGAGCTGGATTCGGGCGCGCTGCACCGTCAGCCTCACCCCCACGTCCTCAGCAAAGTCCAGCGTGGATTCGTTCATCTGCAGCTCGTGGATGTGAATCCTGCACACCACAGGCAAGTTGTGCTTGTGGCTGTGGCACAGACAGGCAtggggacaggcacagggaccCCACAGGTGGCTCTTACCGTGGCACAGCGTAGGTGAGCGTTCCCAGCAGTGGGGTGTTGTAGGAACCCGTCAGGTTCAGCTCATGTTCCTTCTGCAGCATtgactggagcagctccagcccaaaGCGCCGGCCTGGGGCaaagtgggaatttggggtgacaCCAAGGAAGGGGCTGGGGTACCTGGGGTGTCAGCAGAGTGAGCAGCCAGGACCAGGATGGTCCTTCCATCCCCCATTCCTGGCAGACTTGGCATCATTCCTGGGAGTTCCCCTCATTCCCCGTCCTTACCAGTCTGGGCATCATCCCCCACTGGtctcccccatccctccccactCAGGAGCACCGACTCACCGAACTCCAGTGTCCTCTGGGTCAGCCAGGCCTTGATGCCAGGATTGGTGCCAGGGCTGGCGATGGTGGCAGAGACACaggtgggcagcaggagcaagAGGCAGAGCCATGGAGTACCTCGAGGCTGGTCCTGGGACGtgggggctggagcagaggacaTGTCTGGGGGACCCGCAGCAGGAGGTGTAGAGACCCtttccctgtgcagcagcacagcctggactTATATCAGGGACAGGGAGCCCCGGGTGACATCAGCACAGCCGGGGACACCGCAGTGCTCTGGCACTGAAAGCCCGGCCTTGCCCAACGCCTGACTCAAAGGGGAAGCCCCCGTTGTTCCGCACTCGTGTCCATCGTGGGAGCTGAGCAATGCAGGGTCCCACacccaccctgccagccccacctgGGGGGACACACGAGCCAGGGACACCAGCCGGGGCTCCccacaggggcacaggaccggcgtgtggggacacacagacccGGCTGGGCCGAGgccacacagagctctgcctgcagcatgGATGagtgggggacagggacaaagTGAGCTGGTCCTGGGGCGGGGGACCTGCTCCAGGGCAAACAGGGCTCAACCCGTTTGCACCAGGGGGCAGCAGCCGGTCCCACTTTGGGAAGGGCTCTGGGAACCCTGTGTAGGGTTACCTACATTTCAGGGTGTCCAGGGTGTGGAAGCAACCCCCAAGGAAGTGATGGGAAAGTTGGGACAGTCAGAGCGAGAGCAGAACTGTgcaatcccccccaaaaaaccccagctgtggggaaggagccacccgCACTGCCAAACCCACCATCAGTGTCACTGTCCCCTAGCCAGGGTGAGTCCCTCCAGTGCCATGGGCTGTGGATGACAGGGTCCAACTGCCCTCC
Coding sequences within:
- the LOC100217786 gene encoding bactericidal permeability-increasing protein-like encodes the protein MSSAPAPTSQDQPRGTPWLCLLLLLPTCVSATIASPGTNPGIKAWLTQRTLEFGRRFGLELLQSMLQKEHELNLTGSYNTPLLGTLTYAVPRIHIHELQMNESTLDFAEDVGVRLTVQRARIQLSADWAAQLGAVQDSGSVELLMQDLAVAAVLGVSEDGSGHPTVWSAGCDTRGTDLHMEFHRGYSWLYNLLAPLLQRTLRQQLNKQLCLVLHRGIDRLDAALKHMKVSTPLDTIAAIDYSLLGPPTFTEEYGDIALKGEIFRVGTYQQRRSAQPVVLPVAPHMALPVALPTPLATPPPLAHEPMLLLAVTELVASSAAFTYFTAGALRRNISSAMLPRRFPLQLRTKSMEVFSPQLQERYPDQPMELRLWARQQPLLSCHPDAVHGTLFSSAEAFVVLPNATRVPAFLLNIDANVTGKPTITRNRLGGTVRLTGLHVTQVASNVGPVEVKRLETLLKFGLWLFGVPRANKWLQAGIPLPLPHGLSLLRPRLSLQQGFMLIATDLQYEP